AGCCTGGAGGCCTCGCCGCGCCCGGGCTCGGGCGAGCTCTGCCTCCTCCTGGCGCGGGCGAGCCGCCCCGCCGACGTCTACGTGCTGGACTTCCTGGAGGGGGAGCTCCGGCGCCTGACGCGCAACCAGCTGGGCGGCCTCTCGGCCTCCGACCTGGTGGAGCCCGAGAAGGTCCGCTTCACCAGCTTCGACGGGCGCTCCGTCCCCGCCTGGCTCTACCGGCCGCGCGCGGCCGGGGAGGGCCGGCGCGTGCCGGCGATCCTCTCCATCCACGGCGGGCCGGAGTCGCAGGAGCTGCCGATGTACATGTACGGCGGGCTCTACCAGGTCCTCCTCGACCGCGGCATCGCCGTCCTGGCGCCCAACATCCGCGGCTCCACCGGCTACGGCCGGAGCTACCAGAAGCTGATCCACCACGACTGGGGCGGCGGCGAGCTGCGCGACCTGGAGGCGGCCGTCCGCTGGCTGCGCGAGCAGCCCTGGGTCGACCCCGGGCGCATCGGCGTCTTCGGCGGCAGCTTCGGGGGCTTCGCCACCCTCTCCTGCGTCACGCGCCTGCCCGAGTACTGGGCCTGCGGCGTCTCGCTGATGGGCCCCTCCAACCTGGTCACCTTCGCCCGCGCCGTCCCGCCCAGCTGGAGGAAGTGGATGGCCGCCTGGATGGGCGACCCCGAGAGCGAGCGCGACTTCCTGTTGGAGCGCTCGCCCATCACCTACGTCGACCAGGTCCGCTGCCCCATGCTGATCGTCCAGGGTGCGCGCGACTTCCGCGTGGTGCAGGCGGAGTCGGAGCAGATGGTGGAGGCGCTCCGCGCCCGCGGCCTGGAGGTGGAGTACCTGCTCTTCGAGGACGAGGGGCACGGCTTCATGAAGCGCTCCAACCAGGAGCGCGCCTGGCGGAGCGTGGTCGACTTCCTCACCCGCCACCTGCTGGGCTAGGGCGGCGCCGCCGGCGCGGCGGAGGGGCGGGAGGCCGCCCCCCGCCGCCTAGCCCGCGGCGGCCGCGCCGCTGCCCTGACGGACGAGCGCGCGGCGGATGGCCTCCCGGTCGTCGGCCCCCAGCTCCAGCGCCGGGTCGCCGGGATCGAGCCAGGCCAGCTCTGCCAGCTCCCCTTCCTGGGGCCGGAGCGGGCCGGCTGCGGGCAGCGCCACCAGGAAGTAGTAGCGCAGCGAGTGGAAGGCACGTCCGAAGAAGCTGACGTAGCTCTCGGCGAAGTAGAGGCTCTCCAGCACCCGCGGGCGCAGCCCCGACTCCTCGGCGAACTCGCGCTCCAGCCCTTCGGCCAGGCTCTCCCAGGGCTCCACGCCGCCGCCCGGCAGCTCCCAGCGGCCGGTGAAGAGCGAGCGTCCCAGGAACACGCGCCCCTCCCGCAGCGCGACGCCGTAGCAGGCGGGCCGCCAGCGGACCTCGGCCGCCGGGAAGTGGCGGGGCTCCCCCCGCACGGTGGGACAGAGGATCTGCCGTTCGGGCGGTCGCGGCCGCGCCAAGGCTCCACACCTCCTCGCCCGCGCCGCGGGCCGCGGCCGCGGGCCGGCTCTCAGCCGTCCGACTGCTCGCGTCCGGCCAGCAGCCAGGCGGTCACGCGCATCAGCCGGCGTGCCAGGTAGGCCGCCGCCTCCAGCACGCTCTCCGGCAGCGGCTGCCCGGGCTTGGCCGTGGCGCTCACCCCGTAGGGGTTGCCACCGGCGGCGAAGACAGCCGGATCGGTGTAGCCGGGCGGGACGAGGATGCAGCCCCAGTGGTGAAGGACGTTGTAGAGCGCCAGGAGCGTGCTCTCCTG
This sequence is a window from Bacillota bacterium. Protein-coding genes within it:
- a CDS encoding S9 family peptidase; amino-acid sequence: MRAFQLSRDGRRLALLADQDGDERYQLYLMEPEGGWPRRITTRDDVQYLLAGGAFSPDGRRLAFAGTESRPTDMEPLILDVESGEVRSAGGAPGRNRYPAGWSPDGSSLLVLDQEGNTQANLYLLRLDEPGAEPELLTPHEGEAVYAPGPWLEDGSGFFLISDQGRDFAGLAFYRLAERRLEWLATPSWDVQEVTLSADERYLAYTVNEDGVSRLHVLDRATGREPELPSLPDGVLYSLEASPRPGSGELCLLLARASRPADVYVLDFLEGELRRLTRNQLGGLSASDLVEPEKVRFTSFDGRSVPAWLYRPRAAGEGRRVPAILSIHGGPESQELPMYMYGGLYQVLLDRGIAVLAPNIRGSTGYGRSYQKLIHHDWGGGELRDLEAAVRWLREQPWVDPGRIGVFGGSFGGFATLSCVTRLPEYWACGVSLMGPSNLVTFARAVPPSWRKWMAAWMGDPESERDFLLERSPITYVDQVRCPMLIVQGARDFRVVQAESEQMVEALRARGLEVEYLLFEDEGHGFMKRSNQERAWRSVVDFLTRHLLG
- a CDS encoding NUDIX hydrolase yields the protein MARPRPPERQILCPTVRGEPRHFPAAEVRWRPACYGVALREGRVFLGRSLFTGRWELPGGGVEPWESLAEGLEREFAEESGLRPRVLESLYFAESYVSFFGRAFHSLRYYFLVALPAAGPLRPQEGELAELAWLDPGDPALELGADDREAIRRALVRQGSGAAAAG